The following coding sequences are from one Pseudomonas oryzae window:
- a CDS encoding 6-phosphogluconolactonase: protein MALILLVGPAMSLPVLHRYPDRDTCAAELAQVLVSRLAARRSAGLARLLLPGGQTPQLLLQNLARLDLDWTQVEVSPSDERWVAADDPASNLLLLRRALPQALLIDPRQGATPQLAAQGWGKSLRARLPLTAVLLGMGEDGHFASLFPGMPGLAAALAAEAVPTALVGEAPVEPRLRLTPNLALLLRSDWLGLLVFGEAKRALLEAVLADRPATRHLPVHALLQQAGNRLQIHWAP from the coding sequence ATGGCCCTCATCCTTCTGGTGGGGCCAGCCATGAGTCTTCCCGTTCTTCACCGGTATCCTGACCGTGACACCTGCGCCGCCGAGCTGGCGCAGGTACTGGTCTCCCGTCTGGCTGCCCGGCGGAGCGCCGGACTTGCTCGTTTGCTCCTGCCCGGCGGACAGACTCCGCAACTCCTGCTGCAGAACTTGGCGCGACTGGACCTGGACTGGACGCAGGTCGAGGTGTCGCCCAGCGACGAGCGCTGGGTGGCGGCGGACGACCCGGCCAGCAACCTGCTTTTGCTGCGTCGGGCGCTGCCGCAGGCGCTACTGATCGATCCGCGTCAGGGAGCGACGCCGCAGCTGGCGGCGCAGGGCTGGGGAAAATCGTTGCGCGCCAGGCTGCCGCTCACCGCGGTGCTGCTGGGGATGGGCGAGGATGGCCACTTCGCTTCGCTGTTTCCCGGCATGCCGGGGCTCGCGGCGGCCCTGGCGGCCGAGGCCGTGCCCACCGCACTGGTAGGCGAGGCGCCAGTGGAGCCGCGGCTGCGCCTGACGCCGAACCTCGCGCTGCTGCTGCGCAGCGACTGGCTGGGGCTGCTGGTGTTCGGCGAGGCCAAGCGGGCGCTGCTCGAGGCGGTGTTGGCGGATCGGCCGGCAACCCGCCATCTGCCCGTGCATGCGCTGCTGCAACAGGCCGGCAATCGCCTGCAGATACACTGGGCGCCCTGA
- a CDS encoding bacteriohemerythrin, producing the protein MTFMPWSSELEVGIEQIDEQHRWLVNQTNQLYDSLASDATGAAEVGAVLEGLMDYTVNHFIVEEELFQRLGYPESAAHKAQHDQFIAQVMSLLQRHEAGEVSGNETLSLLADWLAHHILKVDKAYVSFFHQHGVH; encoded by the coding sequence ATGACTTTCATGCCGTGGAGCAGCGAACTCGAAGTCGGTATTGAGCAGATCGACGAGCAACACCGCTGGCTGGTCAACCAGACCAACCAGCTGTACGACAGCCTGGCCAGTGACGCGACGGGGGCCGCAGAGGTCGGTGCGGTGCTGGAGGGGCTGATGGACTACACGGTCAACCACTTCATCGTCGAGGAGGAACTCTTCCAGCGCCTCGGCTATCCGGAAAGCGCTGCCCACAAGGCCCAGCACGACCAGTTCATCGCCCAGGTCATGAGCCTGCTGCAGCGCCACGAGGCCGGCGAGGTCTCCGGCAACGAAACCCTCTCCCTGCTCGCCGACTGGCTGGCGCACCACATCCTCAAGGTCGACAAGGCCTACGTGTCCTTCTTCCATCAGCATGGCGTGCACTGA
- the gltX gene encoding glutamate--tRNA ligase yields the protein MTTVRTRIAPSPTGDPHVGTAYIALFNLCFARQHGGQFILRIEDTDQLRSSRESEQQIFDALRWLGIEWDEGPDVGGPHGPYRQSERGHIYKQYADELVDKGHAFHCFCSAERLDAVRAEQMANKETPRYDGHCMHLSRDEVQQRLAAGEPNVIRMKVPTEGVCVVPDLLRGDVEIPWDRMDMQVLMKTDGLPTYFLANVVDDYLMGITHVLRGEEWLPSAPKLIKLYEYFGWEQPKLVYMPLLRNPDKSKLSKRKNPTSITFYQRMGFLPEAMLNYLGRMGWSMPDEREKFSLAEMIEHFDVSRVSLGGPIFDIEKLSWLNGQWLRELSVEQFAAEVQKWALNPEYLMKIAPHAQSRVETFSQLAPLAGFFFMGGVNPDAKLFEHKKLSPEQVRQALQLILWKLEALRQWNKDNITAIIQKVAEHLGYKLRDLMPLIFPAISGQASSVSVLDAMEILGPDLSRFRLRQAVELLGGVSKKETKEWEKLLAEIV from the coding sequence ATGACCACCGTCCGTACCCGCATCGCGCCGTCGCCCACCGGCGATCCGCACGTTGGCACCGCCTACATCGCCCTGTTCAACCTGTGCTTCGCCCGTCAGCACGGCGGCCAGTTCATCCTGCGCATCGAGGACACCGACCAGCTGCGCTCCAGCCGCGAGTCGGAGCAGCAGATCTTCGACGCCCTGCGCTGGCTGGGCATCGAGTGGGACGAGGGTCCGGACGTCGGCGGCCCGCACGGCCCGTACCGGCAGAGCGAGCGCGGCCACATCTACAAGCAGTACGCCGACGAGCTGGTGGACAAGGGCCACGCCTTCCACTGCTTCTGCAGCGCCGAGCGCCTCGATGCGGTGCGCGCCGAGCAGATGGCCAACAAGGAAACCCCGCGCTACGACGGTCACTGCATGCACCTCTCCAGGGACGAAGTGCAGCAGCGCCTGGCCGCCGGCGAGCCCAACGTGATCCGCATGAAGGTGCCGACGGAAGGCGTCTGCGTGGTGCCGGACCTGCTACGCGGCGACGTGGAGATCCCCTGGGATCGCATGGACATGCAGGTGCTGATGAAGACCGACGGTCTGCCCACCTACTTCCTCGCCAACGTGGTCGACGACTACCTGATGGGCATCACCCACGTGCTGCGCGGCGAGGAGTGGCTGCCGTCGGCGCCCAAGCTGATCAAGCTGTACGAGTACTTCGGCTGGGAGCAGCCCAAGCTGGTGTACATGCCGCTCTTGCGCAATCCGGACAAGTCCAAGCTGTCCAAGCGCAAGAATCCGACCTCGATCACCTTCTACCAGCGCATGGGCTTTTTGCCCGAGGCGATGCTCAACTACCTCGGCCGCATGGGCTGGTCGATGCCCGACGAGCGCGAGAAATTCTCGCTGGCCGAGATGATCGAGCACTTCGACGTCAGCCGCGTGTCGCTGGGCGGGCCGATCTTCGACATCGAGAAGCTGTCCTGGCTGAACGGCCAGTGGCTGCGCGAGCTGTCGGTCGAGCAGTTCGCCGCCGAGGTGCAGAAGTGGGCGCTCAACCCCGAGTACCTGATGAAGATCGCCCCGCACGCGCAGAGCCGCGTCGAGACCTTCAGTCAGCTGGCGCCGCTGGCCGGCTTCTTCTTCATGGGCGGGGTCAATCCCGATGCGAAGCTGTTCGAGCACAAGAAGCTGTCGCCCGAGCAGGTGCGCCAGGCGCTGCAGCTGATCCTCTGGAAGCTGGAAGCGCTGCGCCAGTGGAACAAGGACAACATCACCGCGATCATCCAGAAGGTCGCCGAGCACCTCGGCTACAAGCTGCGCGACCTGATGCCGCTGATCTTCCCGGCCATCAGCGGCCAGGCCAGCTCGGTATCGGTGCTCGACGCCATGGAGATCCTCGGTCCCGACCTGTCCCGGTTCCGCCTGCGCCAGGCCGTCGAGCTGCTCGGCGGCGTGTCGAAGAAGGAAACCAAGGAGTGGGAGAAGCTGCTGGCGGAGATCGTCTGA
- a CDS encoding NAD(P)-dependent alcohol dehydrogenase, which translates to MTMMKAAVFVEPGRIELVDKPIPPVGPNDALVRITTTTICGTDVHILKGEYPVAKGLTVGHEPVGIIEKLGSNVQGYQEGQRVIAGAICPSFTSYACQDGYPAQDGGCSCHGYKPMGGWRFGNTIDGTQAEYVLVPDAQANLAPVPDGLTDEQVLMCPDIMSTGFAGAEAANIKIGDVVAVFAQGPIGLCATAGAKLRGASLIIAVDGVNERLEIARKLGADVTLNFREVDVVEEILKLTGGRGVDASIEALGLQSTFENALRVLKPGGTLSSLGVYSSDLTIPLGAFHAGLGDNKIVTSLCPGGKERMRRLLNVVASGRVDLGALVTHEYKLEQIVDAYDLFSHQRDGVLKVAIKPF; encoded by the coding sequence ATGACCATGATGAAAGCCGCCGTCTTCGTAGAACCCGGGCGTATCGAGCTGGTCGACAAGCCGATCCCGCCGGTGGGCCCCAACGACGCACTGGTGCGCATCACCACCACCACCATCTGCGGCACCGACGTGCACATCCTCAAGGGCGAGTATCCGGTGGCCAAGGGGCTGACCGTCGGCCACGAGCCGGTGGGCATCATCGAGAAGCTCGGCAGCAACGTGCAGGGCTACCAGGAAGGCCAGCGGGTGATCGCCGGGGCGATCTGCCCGAGCTTCACCTCCTACGCCTGCCAGGACGGCTACCCGGCCCAGGACGGCGGTTGCTCCTGCCACGGCTACAAGCCGATGGGCGGCTGGCGCTTCGGCAACACCATCGACGGCACCCAGGCCGAGTACGTGCTGGTGCCCGACGCCCAGGCCAACCTGGCGCCGGTGCCGGACGGCCTCACCGACGAGCAGGTGCTGATGTGCCCGGATATCATGTCCACCGGCTTCGCCGGCGCCGAGGCGGCCAACATCAAGATCGGCGACGTGGTCGCGGTGTTCGCCCAAGGGCCGATCGGCCTGTGCGCCACCGCCGGCGCCAAGCTGCGCGGGGCGAGCCTGATCATCGCCGTGGACGGGGTCAACGAGCGCCTGGAGATCGCCCGCAAGCTGGGCGCCGACGTGACCCTTAACTTCCGCGAGGTGGACGTGGTCGAGGAGATCCTCAAGCTGACCGGCGGTCGCGGTGTGGACGCCTCGATCGAGGCGCTCGGCCTGCAGTCGACCTTCGAAAACGCCCTGCGCGTGCTCAAGCCGGGCGGCACCCTGTCCAGCCTGGGCGTGTATTCCAGCGACCTGACCATCCCGCTGGGCGCCTTCCACGCCGGCCTCGGCGACAACAAGATCGTCACCTCGCTGTGCCCGGGCGGCAAGGAGCGCATGCGCCGCCTGCTCAACGTGGTGGCTTCCGGGCGGGTCGACCTCGGTGCGCTGGTCACCCACGAGTACAAGCTCGAGCAGATCGTCGACGCCTACGACCTGTTCTCCCATCAGCGCGACGGCGTGCTCAAGGTGGCGATCAAGCCGTTCTGA